The Pochonia chlamydosporia 170 chromosome 1, whole genome shotgun sequence genome window below encodes:
- a CDS encoding phosphatidylserine decarboxylase (similar to Neosartorya fischeri NRRL 181 XP_001263067.1) produces MRIKPTRLLSSSSVNSVNSQSAGSMRSKTDKTDTAGPGGEAAAGTGSGLALKVVILKARNLAAKDRGGTSDPYLVITSGDSRIVTQSVPKTLNPEWNVVEELPVNSVQNLLLDVICWDKDRFGKDYMGEFDLALEEIFQNERTEIEPRWFPLKSKRPGKKTGVVSGEVQLQFTLFDSTNLAASSREILDKFTALIGSIPGSTPSTTPLLTPGAIQGATSAPGQDEPCEDEDDEELTEFDDEEGDDPSKPETAEKRRRRLRIKGLRKRRRDNPYAFNNGGSDVVGIIFLEIVKITDLPPESNLTRTSFDMDPFVVASLGKKTYRTRRVRHNLNPVYNEKMIFHVQGHEQAYSFSFTVIDHDKYSGNDFIASCNLPVKQLIERAPQASSETGLYGLREPDEHTPSAARSRFKKLSMSRSSSTQSLGKLMRPQLSKNSSSTGTGTTSQSTSVETSQTPSANTLLTPSDVHANPVEPSDAVAEGDDADFHDYVVPLKMKNLDKWESRHCPQIYLKAKYMPYPALRQQFWRALLRQYDTDESGEISRVELTTMLDTLGSTLKESTIDSFFQRFPHKAADNEETWDLTMDEAVICLEDQLEAKSKPTTVTDKVKSAVSDFKQLGIHNKPDIVGDMGSANASGTSTPQIVLEPGTPIDTKGSGEEESDENGDKDEEHVVEIRECPICHQPRLNKRTDTDIITHIATCASQDWRQVNTVLMGGFVTASQAQRKWYSKVITKISYGGYKLGANSANILVQDRMTGQINEEKMSVYVRLGIRLLYKGLKSRDMENKRIRKMLRNLSIKQGRKFDDPASKEEIEKFIEFHGLDMSEVLLPLDQFKNFNEFFYRALKPDARPCSAPNNPGIIVSPADCRSVVFNQITQATKIWVKGREFNMKRLLGDAYPDDAARYENGALGIFRLAPQDYHRFHIPVDGVLGKPITVAGEYYTVNPMAIRSALDVYGENVRVIVPIDSVAHGRVMVICVGAMMVGSTVITRNAGDQVKRAEELGYFKFGGSTVLLLFESGKMMFDDDLADNSSTALETLIRVGMSIGHSPDVAQYTPDMRRSEDQITEAEKKDAKRRIQGNFAMEQSPSDSGEDELPKRRMSAVPTMNTMAASAL; encoded by the exons ATGAGAATAAAACCAACTCGATTACTGTCGTCATCCAGCGTCAACTCTGTCAACAGCCAGTCGGCAGGTTCAATGCGATCCaagacagacaagacagacaCTGCGGGGCCTGGGggtgaagctgctgcagGCACAGGCAGCGGTCTGGCCCTGAAGGTGGTGATTTTGAAG GCTAGAAACTTGGCTGCAAAAGATCGTGGAGGCACTTCTGACCCG TATCTCGTCATCACGTCGGGAGATAGTCGAATCGTCACTCAATCAGTCCCGAAAACCCTCAACCCCGAATGGAATGTAGTCGAAGAGCTTCCAGTCAACTCCGTGCAgaatcttcttctcgatgTTATTTGCTGGGACAAGGATCGGTTCGGCAAAGACTACATGGGCGAGTTTGACTTAGCCCTCGAAGAGATTTTCCAAAACGAACGAACCGAAATAGAACCACGCTGGTTTCCCCTCAAGAGCAAAAGACCAGGAAAGAAGACTGGAGTTGTCTCTGGCGAGGTCCAGTTGCAGTTTACCCTCTTCGATTCCACCAACCTTGCCGCTTCGTCTAGAGAAATTCTGGACAAGTTTACAGCTCTCATTGGCTCTATTCCTGGATCAACACCGTCGACAACTCCCCTTTTGACTCCTGGTGCAATTCAAGGAGCGACATCTGCACCAGGCCAGGATGAACcatgtgaagatgaagacgacgaggaactCACCGAATtcgatgatgaggagggtgacGATCCTTCCAAGCCAGAGACGGCTGAAAAGAGACGCCGCAGACTGAGGATCAAGGGCCTGAGGAAGCGAAGAAGAGACAATCCTTATGCCTTTAATAACGGCGGCTCGGATGTCGTaggcatcatcttcctcgagATTGTCAAAATCACGGATTTGCCCCCGGAATCCAACCTCACACGAACAAGCTTTGATATGGATCCGTTTGTAGTTGCCTCCCTGGGCAAGAAGACCTACCGTACTCGCCGTGTCAGGCACAACTTAAACCCAGTTTACAATGAGAAAATGATATTCCACGTGCAGGGCCATGAGCAGGCGTACTCGTTTTCTTTCACCGTCATCGACCACGACAAATACTCGGGCAACGATTTTATTGCTTCTTGCAACCTACCAGTAAAGCAGCTAATCGAGAGAGCACCACAAGCCAGCTCAGAAACCGGACTATATGGATTACGAGAACCGGACGAGCATACTCCCTCAGCAGCTAGGTCTCGCTTCAAGAAGCTGAGCATGTCTCGATCATCGTCCACGCAAAGCCTGGGCAAATTGATGCGTCCGCAGCTGTCAAAGAACTCATCAAGCACGGGCACGGGCACTACGTCGCAGAGCACCAGTGTTGAAACAAGTCAGACGCCATCCGCCAACACCCTTCTCACACCTTCTGATGTACATGCTAACCCAGTCGAACCATCagatgctgttgctgaaggTGATGATGCAGATTTCCATGATTATGTGGTCCCTTTGAAAATGAAAAACCTCGACAAGTGGGAGAGCAGACACTGCCCTCAGATTTATCTCAAGGCTAAATACATGCCCTACCCGGCCCTGCGCCAACAGTTCTGGCGGGCCCTGCTGCGCCAGTATGATACCGACGAAAGTGGTGAGATTAGTCGTGTTGAACTTACCACTATGCTGGATACCCTAGGATCTACTCTCAAGGAGTCTACCATCGATAGCTTTTTCCAACGTTTCCCTCACAAGGCTGCCGATAACGAAGAGACCTGGGACTTGACTATGGATGAGGCCGTCATTTGTCTGGAGGATCAGCTTGAAGCCAAGAGCAAACCAACGACGGTCACGGACAAGGTCAAGAGCGCGGTTTCTGACTTTAAGCAACTCGGTATTCATAACAAGCCAGATATCGTGGGAGACATGGGCTCCGCCAACGCATCCGGCACTTCAACTCCCCAGATTGTGCTTGAGCCAGGGACTCCCATTGATACCAAGGGCTCgggcgaagaagagagcgatgagaatggcgacaaagACGAAGAACATGTTGTGGAAATCCGCGAATGCCCCATTTGCCATCAACCACGTCTGAACAAGCGCACCGACACAGACATTATCACTCATATTGCGACGTGTGCCAGTCAGGACTGGAGGCAGGTGAACACGGTGCTCATGGGTGGGTTCGTGACGGCTAGCCAAGCTCAGCGCAAATGGTACTCCAAGGTTATCACCAAGATTTCATATGGAGGCTATAAGCTGGGTGCCAATTCGGCCAACATTCTTGTGCAAGACCGCATGACTGGTCAGATCAATGAGGAAAAGATGAGTGTCTATGTGAGGCTAGGCATCCGGCTGTTGTACAAGGGATTGAAGTCGCGCGATATGGAGAATAAGCGAA TCCGAAAAATGCTCAGGAACTTGAGTATCAAACAAGGGAGAAAGTTTGACGACCCTGCTTCCAAGGAGGAAATTGAAAAGTTTATTGAATTTCACGGCCTGGATATGTCAGAAGTTCTTTTACCACTTGATCAGTTCAAGAACTTCAACGAATTCTTCTATCGAGCTTTGAAGCCTGATGCACGACCCTGCTCCGCACCAAACAATCCAGGCATCATTGTATCACCAGCCGATTGTCGAAGTGTCGTCTTTAACCAGATCACGCAGGCGACCAAGATTTGGGTCAAGGGGCGAGAGTTCAACATGAAGAGACTGCTTGGAGATGCTTATCCGGATGACGCTGCTCGCTATGAGAATGGCGCACTGGGCATCTTCCGTCTTGCGCCTCAAGACTACCATCGATTCCACATTCCTGTcgatggtgttttgggcaAACCAATCACGGTCGCCGGTGAATACTATACGGTTAACCCCATGGCCATTCGATCAGCCCTCGATGTCTACGGCGAAAACGTGCGTGTCATTGTGCCCATTGACAGTGTGGCCCACGGTAGAGTGATGGTGATTTGCGTGGGTGCAATGATGGTTGGCAGCACAGTCATTACAAGAAACGCTGGTGATCAAGTCAAGAGAGCTGAGGAGCTTGGATACTTTAAATTTGGTGGCAGTACagtgctgttgctgtttgAGTCTGGTAAAATGatgtttgacgatgacttgGCGGACAACTCGAGCACCGCTTTGGAGACTTTG atcCGAGTCGGCATGTCTATCGGCCACTCACCGGATGTAGCTCAATACACGCCCGACATGCGCAGGAGCGAAGACCAAATCAcggaggcagagaagaaggatgccaagcGTCGTATCCAGGGCAATTTCGCCATGGAACAATCACCAAGCGACAGCGGCGAGGACGAGCTGCCCAAGCGCAGAATGTCTGCTGTGCCGACAATGAACACCATGGCAGCCTCGGCATTGTAG
- a CDS encoding phosphorylcholine transferase (similar to Botrytis cinerea B05.10 XP_001545301.1), which produces MSSPSASSQGSKRKRNAAAISNGVSDSALQPSSRDASGEEGDTTAPESGRHNLRNGTNGPNPKRLRSNSGRSADVATENVVDPGEPSDTTEASIDIAERVGRRGRKSTVNGDDESMAPPPVGELIHPAGGFKTNPPPVGRPVRVYADGVFDLFHLGHMRQLEQAKKAFPNTTLVVGVTGDGETHKRKGLTVMSAKERAESVRHCKWVDEVIEDCPWIVTAEFLQANQLDYVAHDDLPYGADEGDDIYQPIKAAGMFLVTQRTEGVSTTGIITRIVRDYEKYISRQFKRGTSRQELNVSWLKKNELDLKRHVQDLRENIITNWTSTGQELSRELKQFWPSSRPHSPARFNSANSSDGLRSPTTPGPNPGNSKEFVTGYALGLVGGVRSWMTKNRRTVASRPVSDDESEESDEAKSPVSTDAPPLSTAV; this is translated from the exons ATGTCGTCACCATCCGCCTCATCGCAGGGAAGCAAGCGCAAGAGGAACGCCGCCGCAATCTCCAACGGCGTTTCGGACAGCGCATTGCAGCCCTCATCTCGCGATGCTTCTGGCGAAGAGGGCGACACTACCGCGCCTGAATCCGGTCGACATAATCTTCGCAACGGCACCAATGGCCCGAACCCTAAGAGACTGCGAAGCAACTCGGGTCGCTCTGCCGACGTCGCTACTGAGAACGTCGTCGATCCTGGCGAGCCAAGCGATACCACAGAGGCTAGCATTGATATTGCCGAGAGGGTTGGTCGCAGAGGACGCAAGTCTACTgtcaatggtgatgatgagtcCATGGCGCCGCCTCCGGTTGGCGAGTTGATTCATCCTGCCGGCGGCTTCAAGACCAACCCGCCTCCCGTCGGCAGACCTGTGCGAGTCTATGCCGATGGTGTCTTTGATTTGTTCCATCTTGG TCACATGCGACAGCTTGAGCAGGCCAAGAAAGCTTTTCCCAACACCACTCTTGTCGTGGGTGTTACCGGTGACGGTGAAACACACAAGCGCAAGGGCTTGACTGTCATGTCGGCCAAGGAGCGAGCCGAATCCGTGCGACACTGCAAATGGGTGGACGAAGTCATCGAGGACTGCCCGTGGATCGTCACCGCCGAGTTCCTCCAAGCCAACCAGCTTGACTACGTTGCGCACGACGACCTTCCATACGGTGCTGACGAGGGCGATGACATTTATCAACCCATCAAGGCGGCCGGCATGTTCCTGGTCACCCAACGAACCGAAGGTGTGAGCACAACCGGTATTATCACAAG AATCGTCCGTGACTACGAAAAGTACATCAGCCGACAGTTCAAGCGCGGTACCTCCCGACAAGAGCTCAACGTCAGTTGGCTCAAGAAGAACGAGCTAGATCTCAAGCGTCACGTCCAAGACCTCCGAGagaacatcatcacaaacTGGACCAGCACAGGCCAAGAGCTCAGCCGAGAACTCAAGCAGTTCTGGCCGTCTAGCCGACCTCACAGCCCTGCCCGTTTCAACTCGGCCAACAGCAGCGATGGTCTTCGCTCACCCACCACCCCCGGGCCCAATCCTGGCAATTCCAAGGAGTTTGTTACTGGCTATGCTCTCGGTCTTGTCGGTGGTGTGCGCTCATGG ATGACCAAGAACAGACGAACCGTGGCCAGTCGCCCCGTCTCCGACGACGAGTCCGAGGAGTCTGACGAAGCCAAGTCTCCCGTGTCCACCGACGCTCCCCCTCTGTCTACCGCTGTCTAA
- a CDS encoding C2H2 finger domain-containing protein (similar to Metarhizium acridum CQMa 102 XP_007814067.1) yields MSGIKSEYLVEPVPNLQAAAATPAEFSQPRTMPTITTVDGTSSMCVSGIPTPSMSWSGSPSIATTAVHSNYSASPVISRSNPRSNLPLSSGGWTAPMDQPVSRPMPPPVMATGGYSLAYGYSTSVPQTYSSIYDDEPAVGIPGYGESPGLYGPHIPNPVIRTLSPQLVVGQSSETMVTAPAPLPADRVVNPLPCPLEPTSRLGLLAQDLLPVSPRPEALSALPSYIDIFWDKVHPLYPIIHRSTVEDGADVIPEHVDALRCAMAALATQFLGHREHRVNGGQLHAYAWRRSKAFTQSATWSLPAMQTVLLCEYYARFRGRHKDDYQPSSRFLTLCQLVSGYGSAPAQQPSGNNTERWNAWVYVESCRRLLAACFLLSVHGMCYHEQPYSTVVDLEHLAASKFPIALSASTTSLWEARNSDAWAAIDMSTIMLTTIGDIMEDPTLSTAETTPAFDLSLVIAAHALQLPPRQVRQEVDLVHDVSGFNSDDLAMSKYFTRRPGANTYLALHYTPLHVLLAVSGDSWVFNKKIPDASLFAEHKRKLGQWRNSGTSAIATVFAARAIRDFLALSDGDSGQKLAQAHTPHGVVTCKEISDYWGLYVCTLICWAFGHVGKRSTTDKRLSARGRAIKWIQTVAELEPGQLQVLRNREDSQTIVGFIRDILEKDCLGGRNILFADAVGVLRKLEEVDNWSWF; encoded by the exons ATGAGCGGAATCAAGAGCGAGTATTTGGTGGAACCAGTGCCGAATCTgcaagcggcagcagcgacgCCTGCTGAGTTTTCCCAACCTCGAACGATGCCAACTATTACCACTGTGGACGGCACCTCCTCGATGTGCGTGTCAGGAATCCCTACGCCATCCATGTCCTGGTCAGGAAGCCCGTCCATTGCGACAACAGCCGTGCACAGCAACTACTCGGCGTCACCCGTAATCTCACGCAGCAATCCACGATCAAACTTGCCCCTATCCAGTGGAGGCTGGACCGCCCCTATGGATCAACCGGTATCCAGGCCCATGCCGCCGCCCGTGATGGCCACCGGAGGTTATTCTCTTGCGTATGGATATAGTACGTCCGTCCCACAGACGTATTCTTCAATCTATGATGATGAGCCGGCTGTTGGGATTCCCGGATACGGAGAGAGCCCCGGACTCTATGGTCCGCATATCCCGAACCCCGTCATACGCACCCTATCACCCCAACTGGTGGTTGGCCAGTCTTCAGAAACAATGGTTACAGCTCCAGCCCCGTTGCCAGCAGATCGTGTTGTCAACCCTCTTCCGTGTCCGCTAGAGCCGACTTCTAGGCTGGGATTGCTGGCTCAGGACCTGTTGCCTGTGTCACCGCGCCCAGAAGCACTTAGTGCGCTGCCAAGTTATATTGACATATTTTGGGACAAAGTACATCCCCTCTATCCAATCATCCACAGATCAACCGTGGAGGATGGTGCGGATGTTATACCGGAGCATGTCGATGCGTTACGATGTGCCATGGCTGCACTTGCGACGCAGTTTCTCGGACATCGAGAGCATCGCGTCAATGGCGGCCAACTGCATGCTTACGCATGGCGCAGATCGAAAGCC TTCACGCAGTCGGCAACTTGGTCACTACCGGCCATGCAGACTGTTCTGCTCTGCGAGTACTATGCTAGGTTCCGAGGGCGACACAAGGATGATTATCAGCCTTCGTCACGATTTCTCACCCtctgtcaactg GTCTCTGGCTATGGTTCGGCCCCTGCTCAACAGCCATCCGGCAACAACACCGAGAGGTGGAACGCGTGGGTATACGTTGAGTCGTGCCGAAGACTGCTGGCTGCTTGCTTTTTACTTAGTGTTCACGGCATGTGCTACCATGAGCAGCCTTATTCCACAGTGGTGGACTTGGAGCATTTAGCCGCATCCAAATTCCCAATTGCTCTGTCAGCAAGTACAACGTCCCTCTGGGAAGCCAGAAATTCCGATGCTTGGGCTGCCATTGATATGTCAACAATCATGTTGACAACGATTGGGGATATCATGGAAGATCCGACGCTATCCACTGCCGAAACAACGCCAGCATTCGATTTATCTCTGGTCATTGCCGCTCACGCTCTGCAGCTGCCACCCCGACAAGTTAGACAGGAAGTAGACTTGGTTCATGATGTATCCGGGTTCAACAGCGACGATTTGGCCATGTCGAAATACTTCACTCGTCGTCCCGGGGCCAACACTTACCTCGCTTTGCATTACACACCACTACACGTTCTCTTGGCTGTGTCGGGTGACAGCTGGgtcttcaacaagaagatccCTGATGCCAGTTTGTTTGCCGAGCACAAGAGAAAGTTGGGTCAGTGGCGAAATTCTGGCACTTCGGCTATTGcgactgtgtttgctgctcggGCTATTCGGGACTTCTTGGCTCTGTCGGATGGAGATTCGGGACAGAAATTGGCACAGGCTCACACTCCTCACGGAGTTGTGACATGCAAAGAGATTTCTGATTATTGGGGATTGTACGTCTGCACTCTTATCTGCTGGGCATTTGGACACGTTGGCAAGAGGTCGACGACGGATAAGCGACTTTCTGCACGAGGCAGGGCAATCAAATGGATCCAGACGGTGGCAGAACTCGAGCCGGGTCAACTTCAAGTGTTGCGGAACCGCGAGGACTCGCAAACCATTGTTGGCTTCATTCGAGATATTCTGGAAAAGGATTGTCTCGGCGGACGGAATATCCTATTCGCTGATGCAGTCGGTGTACTACGCAAGTTGGAAGAAGTGGACAACTGGAGTTGGTTTTAA
- a CDS encoding heterogeneous nuclear ribonucleoprotein HRP1 (similar to Metarhizium acridum CQMa 102 XP_007814068.1) — MTEPENFEEDLFADLYDDNDAAKAAPAPVPVAEPAMPRSHEQNSAPKPSDHANEDEHMHQDADDDDDDEVDFNLGGGSNSAVAAPPQDPGSSTPPYGTVHKASAKDDGKMFIGGLNWETTDQSLREYFEQFGEVVECTVMRDSSTGRSRGFGFLTFKDAKTVNIVMVKEHFLDGKIIDPKRAIPRDEQEKTSKIFVGGVSQETTDQEFRDYFAQFGRVVDATLMMDKDTGRPRGFGFVTFESEAGVEACINVPLEIHGKPVEVKRAQPRGNLREEEEAAKRNKFKKDDQSSNQGMGQQMGNSGMTPQVMAQYFQRMQQYFAMMQGQMAMNRGMNMNPAMWQNMMQMQQMQQMMGRGGGGGNNPQNMMGNMNPQMMQQMQQQMQQQMMQQQQNQHQQQQHQGPGSPTQSDQGGYNNQFNQQPPSGPSGGRRGGRGGYGMGGGRGGGGAGGGPTSWEGMYDDVPQPDAGYRRGGQGSSDGGHVAPLNAPTGPKNAGRPGANYRGGGRGGNRGYHPYAR; from the exons ATGACGGAGCCCGAGAACTTTGAAGAGGATCTCTTCGCTGATCT CTACGATGACAACGATGCAGCAAAGGCAGCCCCTGCCCCAGTGCCTGTAGCTGAACCGGCAATGCCAAGGAGCCACGAGCAAAACTCGGCCCCGAAACCAAGTGACCACGCAAACGAGGACGAGCACATGCATCAagatgccgacgacgacgatgatgacgaagtcGACTTTAATCTTGGGGGCGGATCTAACAGCGCCGTAGCCGCTCCCCCTCAAGACCCGGgctcatcaacacccccATATGGAACTGTCCACAAGGCAAGTGCCAAAGATGATGG AAAAATGTTTATTGGCGGACTGAATTGGGAGACTACCGATC AATCACTTCGGGAGTACTTTGAACAATTCGGAGAAGTTGTCGAATGTACCGTGATGCGCGATAGTAGTACTGGCCGATCGCGTGGCTTTGGCTTTCTAACATTCAAGGATGCCAAAACAGTGAATATTGTCATGGTTAAGGAGCACTTTCTGGACGGCAAGATT ATTGATCCCAAGAGAGCCATTCCAAGAGATGAACAGGAAAAGACAAGCAAAATATTTGTTGGAGGTGTCAGCCAAGAGACGACGGATCAAGAATTCCGCGACTATTTCGCCCAGTTTGGCCGAGTTGTTGACGCCACGCTCATGATGGACAAGGACACGGGGCGTCCCAGAGGTTTTGGTTTCGTGACATTCGAAAGCGAGGCCGGCGTCGAGGCATGTATCAATGTACCCCTCGAGATACACGGCAAACCCGTTGAGGTGAAGAGGGCGCAACCCCGTGGCAATCTCCgcgaagaggaagaagctgccaagCGCAACAAGTTCAAGAAGGACGACCAGTCCAGCAACCAGGGCATGGGCCAGCAAATGGGCAACAGCGGCATGACGCCGCAAGTTATGGCGCAGTACTTCCAGCGAATGCAGCAGTACTTTGCCATGATGCAAGGACAAATGGCCATGAACCGTGGCATGAACATGAACCCAGCCATGTGGCAGAAcatgatgcagatgcagcagaTGCAACAGATGATGGgtcgaggcggcggcggcggaaaCAACCCGCAGAACATGATGGGCAATATGAACCCTCAGATGATGCAACAAATGCAGCaacagatgcagcagcaaatgatgcaacagcagcagaaccaacaccagcaacaacaacaccaaggcCCAGGGTCACCAACACAATCAGACCAAGGCGGCTACAACAACCAGTTCAACCAACAACCGCCCAGTGGTCCATCAGGCGGCAGGCGAGGCGGCCGAGGAGGCTATGGCATGGGCGGTGGTcgcggaggaggaggagcaggtGGCGGTCCAACATCATGGGAGGGCATGTACGACGATGTCCCGCAGCCTGATGCGGGATATCGTCGCGGGGGACAAGGCTCATCAGATGGCGGACACGTCGCGCCCCTAAACGCTCCCACTGGGCCTAAGAATGCTGGCCGGCCGGGCGCAAACTATCGGGGTGGTGGTCGTGGAGGGAACCGGGGCTATCATCCATACGCtcgatga
- a CDS encoding GTPase-activating protein GYP1 (similar to Aspergillus terreus NIH2624 XP_001215981.1) produces MWSSSGSGKKPAASPQEMVQVDRSESASPFWRPPVRENAPKRSVTTPAGRDPNFVVGAAYSHADMLKFDSLSLSGNRPKTPPSSSAAKGRASESTPPPQPRGSTGGSSPPFKSYINFLSNTNDDWKADEDEMLGYDDDDGDDFGLPSLSNMKRRTKRMATQNNAHANANAATLSPALDGRFTLGGRRHSDSADIAVERPSLTYPMPKKSEGKILRPQYKDILQDPANALHLINYPSIPSNAKPKEADAINSRITRINKFKKLLQASSISLPDLRALAWSGVPEEVRAMTWQLLLSYLPTNSERRVATLERKRKEYVDGVRQAFERVGSNAASPGRARGLDEAIWHQISIDIPRTNPHIELYSYEATQRSLERILYLWAVRHPASGYVQGINDLVTPFFQVFLGLYIADPNIETGMDPGQLPKSVLDAVEADSFWCLTKLLDGIQDHYIVAQPGIQRQVGALRDLTARIDSTLSKHLEQEGVEFIQFSFRWMNCLLMREISVKNIIRMWDTYLAEEQGFSEFHLYVCAALLVKWSDKLVKMDFQEIMMFLQSLPTKTWTEKDIELLLSEAFIWQSLYKGSAAHLKGGPSKPLLSNLQL; encoded by the exons ATGTGGTCGTCATCTGGCAGCGGCAAGAAGCCAGCAGCTTCG CCTCAGGAAATGGTCCAGGTCG ACCGCTCCGA ATCAGCCTCCCCGTTCTGGCGACCTCCGGTTCGAGAAAATGCTCCTAAGCGAAGCGTAACGACTCCCGCAGGTCGCGATCCCAACTTCGTTGTTGGCGCGGCGTATTCCCATGCCGACATGCTCAAATTCGACTCACT AAGCCTCTCGGGCAACCGACCCAAGACACCTCCTTCGAGTTCTGCTGCTAAGGGTCGTGCAAGCGAATCAACCCCTCCACCGCAACCGCGAGGGTCGACTGGAGGTTCATCCCCGCCGTTTAAGAGCTACATAAACTTCCTTTCCAATACCAACGATGACTGGAAAgccgatgaagatgagatgcTTGGctacgatgacgacgacggcgacgatTTTGGGCTCCCCAGCCTTTCCAAcatgaagaggaggacgaagaggatggcaACCCAAAACAACgcccatgccaatgccaatgcggCAACACTGTCACCAGCTTTAGATGGAAGGTTTACCCTAGGAGGGAGGCGCCATTCGGATAGCGCCGATATCGCCGTCGAGCGACCATCACTGACATACCCAATGCCCAAAAAGAGCGAGGGTAAAATCCTCCGACCACAATATAAAGACATATTACAAG ATCCCGCGAATGCATTACATCTCATCAATTACCCCTCCATACCCAGCAACGCGAAGCCTAAAGAAGCCGACGCCATCAATTCCCGTATAACCAGAATTAACAAGTTCAAGAAGCTCCTCCAAGCTTCATCCATATCACTGCCAGATCTCCGCGCTCTAGCCTGGTCAGGAGTGCCCGAGGAAGTCCGTGCCATGACCTGGCAACTTCTCTTGAGCTACCTACCCACCAACAGCGAAAGAAGAGTAGCAACGCTAGAAAGAAAACGGAAAGAATACGTTGACGGGGTACGGCAAGCCTTTGAAAGAGTGGGATCAAATGCAGCCTCTCCAGGACGAGCACGCGGTCTTGACGAAGCCATCTGGCACCAAATCAGCATCGACATCCCCCGAACAAACCCACACATCGAATTATACAGCTACGAAGCTACGCAACGATCCTTAGAGCGCATCTTGTACCTCTGGGCCGTTCGTCACCCAGCAAGCGGCTACGTCCAGGGCATCAACGACCTCGTGACGCCATTCTTTCAAGTATTTCTGGGCCTGTACATTGCCGAtccgaacattgaaaccgGCATGGATCCCGGCCAATTGCCCAAATCGGTGCTCGATGCCGTAGAAGCCGACTCCTTCTGGTGTCTGACCAAGCTCCTCGACGGCATTCAAGACCACTACATTGTCGCGCAGCCCGGCATCCAGCGCCAGGTCGGTGCGCTGCGCGATCTCACCGCCCGAATAGACTCGACTCTCTCAAAGCACCTCGAGCAAGAAGGCGTGGAATTCATCCAATTCAGTTTCCGCTGGATGAATTGTCTCCTGATGCGTGAAATAAGTGTCAAGAACATCATTCGCATGTGGGACACCTACCTC GCCGAGGAGCAAGGCTTCTCCGAATTCCACCTCTACGTCTGCGCAgccctcctcgtcaaatGGTCCGACAAGCTCGTCAAGATGGACTTCCAAGAAATAA